The Myxocyprinus asiaticus isolate MX2 ecotype Aquarium Trade chromosome 26, UBuf_Myxa_2, whole genome shotgun sequence genome has a window encoding:
- the rnf141 gene encoding RING finger protein 141: MGQQLSGQAVSRLPEKLIKHVGLVRDSGYLTYDEFLGRVAELNDVTAKLASNQKKHLLFEVQPGSDSTALWKVAVKIVCTKINKEDGMVEASRIMNLYQFIQLYKDITSQAAEVFGFEVGAEGSSGQLSSEDTCQASMWMGRVKQLTDEEECCICMDGKADLILPCAHSFCQKCIDKWSGQSRNCPICRIQVTAANESWVMSDAPTEEDVTGYILNLADEAGHPHRP, translated from the exons ATGGGCCAGCAGCTTTCTGGCCAGGCAGTGAGCAGACTGCCTGAGAAACTGATCAAACATGTGGGGTTAGTGCGTGATAGCGGCTACCTCACATATGACGAGTTCCTGGGTCGTGTGGCAGAACTCAATGATGT AACTGCTAAACTAGCCTCCAACCAAAAGAAACATCTTCTGTTTGAAGTGCAGCCTGGATCTGATTCAACGGCTTTATGGAAGGTTGCTGTGAAAATAGTGTGCACCAAG ATTAACAAAGAGGATGGAATGGTAGAGGCCTCCCGCATTATGAACCTGTACCAGTTTATCCAGCTCTACAAAGACATCACCAGTCAGGCAGCTGAAGTCTTTGGGTTTGAGGTGGGCGCAGAGGGATCCTCTGGACAGCTCTCGTCAGAAGATACCTGCCAGGCTAGCATGTGGATGGGCAG GGTCAAACAGTTGACTGATGAAGAAGAATGCTGTATCTGTATGGATGGGAAAGCAGATCTTATTCTACCCTGTGCACACAGCTTTTGTCAGAAATGTATTGACAAGTG GAGCGGTCAGAGCCGCAACTGCCCCATCTGCCGTATTCAGGTAACTGCCGCTAATGAATCATGGGTCATGTCAGATGCTCCCACGGAGGAAGATGTAACTGGTTACATTCTCAATCTTGCGGATGAAGCTGGCCACCCACACAGACCTTAA